In one Molothrus aeneus isolate 106 chromosome 8, BPBGC_Maene_1.0, whole genome shotgun sequence genomic region, the following are encoded:
- the TMEM72 gene encoding transmembrane protein 72, which yields MQHKALWSALEYTCRLLGISTAAVLVGVGVETLQQGQFKSLAFYLLFSGVAVTVCEGFFFITLFLEMCFTHKPEFLAQAFWKHARCPGSFQKFLGYTLLSVACFLHPVLVWHVTIPGSMLVLTALAYFLLSKRRKSPGHKDTHPQAGQYVDPSATEAAPTIIGDTEQTYTFHGAQREQHRSLLGHMKSILKGSKDSSSAPETPVQPAAVPVPRKQVHFQEKVVQIIPSVSEDVEDVESEAEETTSDTTPILTPPDAPIIIAPLSSAGLF from the exons TGCTGGTCGGTGTGGGCGTAGAAACTCTGCAGCAAGGACAGTTTAAAAGCCTGGCTTTCTATCTGCT TTTTTCAGGGGTTGCAGTTACTGTCTGTGAAGGCTTCTTCTTTATCACTTTGTTCCTGGAGATGTGCTTCAC TCACAAGCCTGAATTCCTGGCACAGGCCTTCTGGAAGCACGCTAGATGCCCTGGGAGCTTCCAGAAATTTCTGGGGTACACGCTGCTCTCAGTGGCTTGTTTCCTGCATCCCGTCCTCGTCTGGCATGTCACCATCCCTG GGTCCATGCTGGTGCTCACTGCCCTGGCCTACTTCCTGCTGagcaagaggaggaagagcCCAGGGCACAAAGACACGCATCCCCAGGCGGGTCAGTACGTGGACCCTTCAGCCACTGAGGCAGCCCCAACCATCATTGGTGACACTGAACAGACCTACACCTTCCACGGGGcccagagggagcagcaccGCTCGCTTCTGGGCCATATGAAGAGCATCCTGAAGGGCAGCAaggacagcagctcagccccagaaACTCCTGTCCAGCCAGCAGCCGTGCCAGTGCCTCGCAAGCAAGTGCACTTTCAGGAGAAGGTGGTGCAGATCATCCCCTCTGTCAGCGAGGATGTGGAGGATGTGGAGAGTGAGGCTGAGGAGACCACATCAGACACAACACCCATCCTCACCCCACCTGATGCCCCCATCATCATCGCCCCTCTCAGCTCTGCCGGCCTCTTTTGA